A single region of the Gasterosteus aculeatus chromosome 1, fGasAcu3.hap1.1, whole genome shotgun sequence genome encodes:
- the sidt2 gene encoding SID1 transmembrane family member 2 isoform X3 yields the protein MVLRSCWKSRHKTSRGAAVRPVLPAALLWFCVTRLACAGGALAETNIVVQKEAEFDVTYNDTATSENQTIYAFNHTVSRNKSEGVRVSVDVLSRGLESPILFVVRQKQAVLSFQIPLILRGLYQRKYPYNHVGRTLCQPPTLVASETQYFFVDVSTLSSQGTNYQLRVSRVESFTLHTDKKFSFTASPSQPQYFKYVFPDGVDTVIVKVNSDMTFPCSVMSIQDIQCPVYDLDNNVAFIGMYQTMTKKGAITVQRKDFPSNSFYVVVVVKTEDEACGGPLRFYPLRPDVLIDAGNRSKDIDVIVTPAIKLEVYVMGMLFCLGIFLSFYLLTFLMACLENKRLCRMKRRECLIPADVSPAETASLLGKNGDGKIPASPYEYGSLADNGSTLSSEAVTDSATSTDIYGYAERSLDSVGRSRLESLSSVEEDDYDTLDDIDSDKNIVRTKKFLYVADLSRKDKRILSKKYQIYFWNIATIAVFYALPVVQLVITYQTVVNVTGNQDICYYNFLCAHPMGALSAFNNILSNLGYVLLGLLFLLIVLKRDVIHQRALLRNDLNALECGIPKHFGLYYAMGTALMMEGLLSACYHVCPNYTNFQFDTSFMYMIAGLCMLKLYQKRHPDINASAYTAYACLAGVIFFSVLGVVFGKGNNVFWIVFSVIHILATMLLSTQLYYMGRWRLDSGILRRIVNVIYTDCIRQCSGPMYIDRMVLLVMGNIVNWSLAAYGLIERPNDFASYLLAIAICNLLLYFAFYIIMKLRSGERIQCLPLVIILFTAVVWGLALYFFFQGLSTWQKTPAESREHNRDCILLQFFDDHDIWHFLSSIAMFGSFLVLLTMDDDLDTVQRDKIFAF from the exons ATGGTGttgaggagctgctggaagtCGCGACACAAAACAAGCCGCGGAGCTGCCGTCCGACCGGTGCTGCCGGCGGCCCTGCTCTGGTTCTGCGTGACCCGGCTCGCGTGCGCCGGCGGCGCGCTGGCCGAGACCAACATCGTGGTCCAGAAAGAGGCCGAATTCGACGTCACGTACAACGACACGGCGACGAGTGAGAACCAGACCATCTACGCGTTCAACCACACCGTGTCCAGGAACAAG TCGGAGGGCGTGCGCGTGTCCGTGGACGTTTTGTCACGGGGCTTGGAGAGTCCCATCCTGTTCGTGGTGCGGCAGAAGCAAGCGGTGCTGTCTTTTCAAATCCCCCTCATTCTAAGAGGCCT CTACCAGAGGAAGTACCCTTACAACCACGTGGGCCGGACCCTGTGCCAGCCTCCCACCCTGGTCGCCTCAGAGACCCAGTACTTCTTTGTGGACGTGTCGACCCTCTCCAGCCAGGGAACAAACTACCAGCTGAGGGTCAGCCGCGTGGAGAGCTTCACCCTGCA TACGGACAAGAAGTTCAGCTTCACCGCGTCACCGTCTCAACCGCAG TACTTCAAGTATGTCTTTCCGGATGGGGTGGACACTGTGATCGTCAAGGTCAACTCTGACATGACCTTTCCCTGCTCCGTCATGTCCATCCAGGACATCCAG TGCCCCGTCTATGACCTCGACAACAACGTGGCCTTCATCGGAATGTACCAGACGATGACCAAAAAAGGCGCCATCACCGTGCAG AGAAAAGACTTTCCCAGCAACAGCTTCTACGTCGTGGTGGTGGTGAAAACGGAGGACGAGGCGTGCGGCGGCCCGCTGCGCTTCTACCCTCTCCGTCCCGATGTGCTCATCGACGCTGGCAACCGCAGCAAGGACATCGACGTGATCGTCACGCCCGCCATCAAAT TGGAGGTGTATGTGATGGGCATGCTGTTCTGTCTGGggatcttcctctccttctatcTGCTCACCTTCCTCATGGCCTGCCTGGAGAACAAGCG TTTgtgcaggatgaagaggagagagtgTCTGATTCCTGCCGACGTGTCGCCTGCAGAGACAG CCTCTCTGCTCGGGAAGAACGGAGATG ggaAAATTCCAGCCTCACCTTATGAATACGGCTCGCTCG CCGACAACGGCAGCACGCTCAGCTCGGAGGCCGTCACGGACAGCGCCACGTCTACCGACATCTACGGATACGCTG AGCGATCGTTGGACAGTGTTGGACGCAGCCGGCTGGAGTCTCTGAGCTCTGTGGAGGAGGACGACTACGACACGCTGGACGACATCGACTCGGACAAGAACATCGTCCGCACCAAA AAGTTCCTATACGTGGCCGACCTGTCCCGCAAAGACAAGAGGATCCTCAGCAAGAAATACCAAATCTACTTCTG GAACATCGCTACCATTGCTGTGTTCTACGCGCTGCCGGTCGTCCAGCTGGTCATCACCTACCAGACG GTGGTCAACGTCACAGGAAACCAGGACATCTGCTACTACAACTTCCTGTGCGCTCACCCGATGGGGGCCCTGAG CGCCTTCAACAACATCCTCAGTAACCTGGGCTACGTGCTGCTggggctcctcttcctccttatcGTCCTCAAAAGAGACGTCATCCACCAGCGAGCTCTGCTCCGCAACGACCTCAACGCGCTG GAGTGTGGCATCCCAAAGCACTTTGGTCTGTACTACGCCATGGGAACGGCTCTGATGATGGAGGGCCTGCTGAGCGCCTGCTACCACGTCTGTCCCAACTACACCAACTTCCAGTTCG ACACCTCCTTCATGTACATGATTGCCGGACTGTGCATGTTGAAGTTGTACCAGAAGAGACACCCGGACATCAACGCGAGTGCTTACACTGCGTACGCCTGCCTGGCCGGGGTCATCTTCTTCTCTGTGCTGGGAGTG GTGTTCGGGAAAGGAAACAACGTGTTCTGGATCGTGTTCTCGGTGATCCACATCCTGGCCACCATGCTGCTCAGCACGCAGCTCTACTACATGGGCCGGTGGCGGCTTG ACTCCGGGATCCTTCGCAGGATCGTGAACGTCATCTACACGGATTGCATCCGGCAGTGCAGTGGACCTATGTACATT GACCGGATGGTTCTGCTGGTTATGGGGAACATAGTCAACTGGTCTCT AGCCGCCTACGGCCTCATAGAGCGACCCAATGACTTCGCCTCCTACCTGTTGGCCATCGCCATCTGCAACCTGCTGCTCTACTTTGCCTTTTACATCATTAtgaag ctgcGGAGCGGCGAGAGGATCCAGTGTCTACCGTTGGTGATTATtctgttcacagctgtggtGTGGGGCCTCGCACTGTATTTCTTCTTCCAGGGTCTCAGCACCTGGCAG AAAACCCCGGCGGAGTCTCGTGAGCACAACAGGGACTGTATCCTGCTCCAGTTCTTTGACGACCACGACATTTggcacttcctctcctccatcgccATGTTCGGGTCCTTCCTG GTCCTCCTGACCATGGACGACGACCTCGACACCGTCCAGAGGGACAAGATCTTCGCCTTCTAG
- the sidt2 gene encoding SID1 transmembrane family member 2 isoform X4, with product MVLRSCWKSRHKTSRGAAVRPVLPAALLWFCVTRLACAGGALAETNIVVQKEAEFDVTYNDTATSENQTIYAFNHTVSRNKSEGVRVSVDVLSRGLESPILFVVRQKQAVLSFQIPLILRGLYQRKYPYNHVGRTLCQPPTLVASETQYFFVDVSTLSSQGTNYQLRVSRVESFTLHTDKKFSFTASPSQPQYFKYVFPDGVDTVIVKVNSDMTFPCSVMSIQDIQCPVYDLDNNVAFIGMYQTMTKKGAITVQRKDFPSNSFYVVVVVKTEDEACGGPLRFYPLRPDVLIDAGNRSKDIDVIVTPAIKLEVYVMGMLFCLGIFLSFYLLTFLMACLENKRLCRMKRRECLIPADVSPAETGKIPASPYEYGSLADNGSTLSSEAVTDSATSTDIYGYAERSLDSVGRSRLESLSSVEEDDYDTLDDIDSDKNIVRTKKFLYVADLSRKDKRILSKKYQIYFWNIATIAVFYALPVVQLVITYQTVVNVTGNQDICYYNFLCAHPMGALSAFNNILSNLGYVLLGLLFLLIVLKRDVIHQRALLRNDLNALECGIPKHFGLYYAMGTALMMEGLLSACYHVCPNYTNFQFDTSFMYMIAGLCMLKLYQKRHPDINASAYTAYACLAGVIFFSVLGVVFGKGNNVFWIVFSVIHILATMLLSTQLYYMGRWRLDSGILRRIVNVIYTDCIRQCSGPMYIDRMVLLVMGNIVNWSLAAYGLIERPNDFASYLLAIAICNLLLYFAFYIIMKLRSGERIQCLPLVIILFTAVVWGLALYFFFQGLSTWQKTPAESREHNRDCILLQFFDDHDIWHFLSSIAMFGSFLVLLTMDDDLDTVQRDKIFAF from the exons ATGGTGttgaggagctgctggaagtCGCGACACAAAACAAGCCGCGGAGCTGCCGTCCGACCGGTGCTGCCGGCGGCCCTGCTCTGGTTCTGCGTGACCCGGCTCGCGTGCGCCGGCGGCGCGCTGGCCGAGACCAACATCGTGGTCCAGAAAGAGGCCGAATTCGACGTCACGTACAACGACACGGCGACGAGTGAGAACCAGACCATCTACGCGTTCAACCACACCGTGTCCAGGAACAAG TCGGAGGGCGTGCGCGTGTCCGTGGACGTTTTGTCACGGGGCTTGGAGAGTCCCATCCTGTTCGTGGTGCGGCAGAAGCAAGCGGTGCTGTCTTTTCAAATCCCCCTCATTCTAAGAGGCCT CTACCAGAGGAAGTACCCTTACAACCACGTGGGCCGGACCCTGTGCCAGCCTCCCACCCTGGTCGCCTCAGAGACCCAGTACTTCTTTGTGGACGTGTCGACCCTCTCCAGCCAGGGAACAAACTACCAGCTGAGGGTCAGCCGCGTGGAGAGCTTCACCCTGCA TACGGACAAGAAGTTCAGCTTCACCGCGTCACCGTCTCAACCGCAG TACTTCAAGTATGTCTTTCCGGATGGGGTGGACACTGTGATCGTCAAGGTCAACTCTGACATGACCTTTCCCTGCTCCGTCATGTCCATCCAGGACATCCAG TGCCCCGTCTATGACCTCGACAACAACGTGGCCTTCATCGGAATGTACCAGACGATGACCAAAAAAGGCGCCATCACCGTGCAG AGAAAAGACTTTCCCAGCAACAGCTTCTACGTCGTGGTGGTGGTGAAAACGGAGGACGAGGCGTGCGGCGGCCCGCTGCGCTTCTACCCTCTCCGTCCCGATGTGCTCATCGACGCTGGCAACCGCAGCAAGGACATCGACGTGATCGTCACGCCCGCCATCAAAT TGGAGGTGTATGTGATGGGCATGCTGTTCTGTCTGGggatcttcctctccttctatcTGCTCACCTTCCTCATGGCCTGCCTGGAGAACAAGCG TTTgtgcaggatgaagaggagagagtgTCTGATTCCTGCCGACGTGTCGCCTGCAGAGACAG ggaAAATTCCAGCCTCACCTTATGAATACGGCTCGCTCG CCGACAACGGCAGCACGCTCAGCTCGGAGGCCGTCACGGACAGCGCCACGTCTACCGACATCTACGGATACGCTG AGCGATCGTTGGACAGTGTTGGACGCAGCCGGCTGGAGTCTCTGAGCTCTGTGGAGGAGGACGACTACGACACGCTGGACGACATCGACTCGGACAAGAACATCGTCCGCACCAAA AAGTTCCTATACGTGGCCGACCTGTCCCGCAAAGACAAGAGGATCCTCAGCAAGAAATACCAAATCTACTTCTG GAACATCGCTACCATTGCTGTGTTCTACGCGCTGCCGGTCGTCCAGCTGGTCATCACCTACCAGACG GTGGTCAACGTCACAGGAAACCAGGACATCTGCTACTACAACTTCCTGTGCGCTCACCCGATGGGGGCCCTGAG CGCCTTCAACAACATCCTCAGTAACCTGGGCTACGTGCTGCTggggctcctcttcctccttatcGTCCTCAAAAGAGACGTCATCCACCAGCGAGCTCTGCTCCGCAACGACCTCAACGCGCTG GAGTGTGGCATCCCAAAGCACTTTGGTCTGTACTACGCCATGGGAACGGCTCTGATGATGGAGGGCCTGCTGAGCGCCTGCTACCACGTCTGTCCCAACTACACCAACTTCCAGTTCG ACACCTCCTTCATGTACATGATTGCCGGACTGTGCATGTTGAAGTTGTACCAGAAGAGACACCCGGACATCAACGCGAGTGCTTACACTGCGTACGCCTGCCTGGCCGGGGTCATCTTCTTCTCTGTGCTGGGAGTG GTGTTCGGGAAAGGAAACAACGTGTTCTGGATCGTGTTCTCGGTGATCCACATCCTGGCCACCATGCTGCTCAGCACGCAGCTCTACTACATGGGCCGGTGGCGGCTTG ACTCCGGGATCCTTCGCAGGATCGTGAACGTCATCTACACGGATTGCATCCGGCAGTGCAGTGGACCTATGTACATT GACCGGATGGTTCTGCTGGTTATGGGGAACATAGTCAACTGGTCTCT AGCCGCCTACGGCCTCATAGAGCGACCCAATGACTTCGCCTCCTACCTGTTGGCCATCGCCATCTGCAACCTGCTGCTCTACTTTGCCTTTTACATCATTAtgaag ctgcGGAGCGGCGAGAGGATCCAGTGTCTACCGTTGGTGATTATtctgttcacagctgtggtGTGGGGCCTCGCACTGTATTTCTTCTTCCAGGGTCTCAGCACCTGGCAG AAAACCCCGGCGGAGTCTCGTGAGCACAACAGGGACTGTATCCTGCTCCAGTTCTTTGACGACCACGACATTTggcacttcctctcctccatcgccATGTTCGGGTCCTTCCTG GTCCTCCTGACCATGGACGACGACCTCGACACCGTCCAGAGGGACAAGATCTTCGCCTTCTAG
- the sidt2 gene encoding SID1 transmembrane family member 2 isoform X2: MVLRSCWKSRHKTSRGAAVRPVLPAALLWFCVTRLACAGGALAETNIVVQKEAEFDVTYNDTATSENQTIYAFNHTVSRNKSEGVRVSVDVLSRGLESPILFVVRQKQAVLSFQIPLILRGLYQRKYPYNHVGRTLCQPPTLVASETQYFFVDVSTLSSQGTNYQLRVSRVESFTLHTDKKFSFTASPSQPQYFKYVFPDGVDTVIVKVNSDMTFPCSVMSIQDIQCPVYDLDNNVAFIGMYQTMTKKGAITVQRKDFPSNSFYVVVVVKTEDEACGGPLRFYPLRPDVLIDAGNRSKDIDVIVTPAIKLEVYVMGMLFCLGIFLSFYLLTFLMACLENKRLCRMKRRECLIPADVSPAETGKIPASPYEYGSLADNGSTLSSEAVTDSATSTDIYGYAGQEVFKRRPILNRVHQFSICIERSLDSVGRSRLESLSSVEEDDYDTLDDIDSDKNIVRTKKFLYVADLSRKDKRILSKKYQIYFWNIATIAVFYALPVVQLVITYQTVVNVTGNQDICYYNFLCAHPMGALSAFNNILSNLGYVLLGLLFLLIVLKRDVIHQRALLRNDLNALECGIPKHFGLYYAMGTALMMEGLLSACYHVCPNYTNFQFDTSFMYMIAGLCMLKLYQKRHPDINASAYTAYACLAGVIFFSVLGVVFGKGNNVFWIVFSVIHILATMLLSTQLYYMGRWRLDSGILRRIVNVIYTDCIRQCSGPMYIDRMVLLVMGNIVNWSLAAYGLIERPNDFASYLLAIAICNLLLYFAFYIIMKLRSGERIQCLPLVIILFTAVVWGLALYFFFQGLSTWQKTPAESREHNRDCILLQFFDDHDIWHFLSSIAMFGSFLVLLTMDDDLDTVQRDKIFAF; encoded by the exons ATGGTGttgaggagctgctggaagtCGCGACACAAAACAAGCCGCGGAGCTGCCGTCCGACCGGTGCTGCCGGCGGCCCTGCTCTGGTTCTGCGTGACCCGGCTCGCGTGCGCCGGCGGCGCGCTGGCCGAGACCAACATCGTGGTCCAGAAAGAGGCCGAATTCGACGTCACGTACAACGACACGGCGACGAGTGAGAACCAGACCATCTACGCGTTCAACCACACCGTGTCCAGGAACAAG TCGGAGGGCGTGCGCGTGTCCGTGGACGTTTTGTCACGGGGCTTGGAGAGTCCCATCCTGTTCGTGGTGCGGCAGAAGCAAGCGGTGCTGTCTTTTCAAATCCCCCTCATTCTAAGAGGCCT CTACCAGAGGAAGTACCCTTACAACCACGTGGGCCGGACCCTGTGCCAGCCTCCCACCCTGGTCGCCTCAGAGACCCAGTACTTCTTTGTGGACGTGTCGACCCTCTCCAGCCAGGGAACAAACTACCAGCTGAGGGTCAGCCGCGTGGAGAGCTTCACCCTGCA TACGGACAAGAAGTTCAGCTTCACCGCGTCACCGTCTCAACCGCAG TACTTCAAGTATGTCTTTCCGGATGGGGTGGACACTGTGATCGTCAAGGTCAACTCTGACATGACCTTTCCCTGCTCCGTCATGTCCATCCAGGACATCCAG TGCCCCGTCTATGACCTCGACAACAACGTGGCCTTCATCGGAATGTACCAGACGATGACCAAAAAAGGCGCCATCACCGTGCAG AGAAAAGACTTTCCCAGCAACAGCTTCTACGTCGTGGTGGTGGTGAAAACGGAGGACGAGGCGTGCGGCGGCCCGCTGCGCTTCTACCCTCTCCGTCCCGATGTGCTCATCGACGCTGGCAACCGCAGCAAGGACATCGACGTGATCGTCACGCCCGCCATCAAAT TGGAGGTGTATGTGATGGGCATGCTGTTCTGTCTGGggatcttcctctccttctatcTGCTCACCTTCCTCATGGCCTGCCTGGAGAACAAGCG TTTgtgcaggatgaagaggagagagtgTCTGATTCCTGCCGACGTGTCGCCTGCAGAGACAG ggaAAATTCCAGCCTCACCTTATGAATACGGCTCGCTCG CCGACAACGGCAGCACGCTCAGCTCGGAGGCCGTCACGGACAGCGCCACGTCTACCGACATCTACGGATACGCTG GACAGGAGGTTTTCAAACGTCGGCCAATCCTCAATCGCGTTCATCAATTTTCCATCTGCATCG AGCGATCGTTGGACAGTGTTGGACGCAGCCGGCTGGAGTCTCTGAGCTCTGTGGAGGAGGACGACTACGACACGCTGGACGACATCGACTCGGACAAGAACATCGTCCGCACCAAA AAGTTCCTATACGTGGCCGACCTGTCCCGCAAAGACAAGAGGATCCTCAGCAAGAAATACCAAATCTACTTCTG GAACATCGCTACCATTGCTGTGTTCTACGCGCTGCCGGTCGTCCAGCTGGTCATCACCTACCAGACG GTGGTCAACGTCACAGGAAACCAGGACATCTGCTACTACAACTTCCTGTGCGCTCACCCGATGGGGGCCCTGAG CGCCTTCAACAACATCCTCAGTAACCTGGGCTACGTGCTGCTggggctcctcttcctccttatcGTCCTCAAAAGAGACGTCATCCACCAGCGAGCTCTGCTCCGCAACGACCTCAACGCGCTG GAGTGTGGCATCCCAAAGCACTTTGGTCTGTACTACGCCATGGGAACGGCTCTGATGATGGAGGGCCTGCTGAGCGCCTGCTACCACGTCTGTCCCAACTACACCAACTTCCAGTTCG ACACCTCCTTCATGTACATGATTGCCGGACTGTGCATGTTGAAGTTGTACCAGAAGAGACACCCGGACATCAACGCGAGTGCTTACACTGCGTACGCCTGCCTGGCCGGGGTCATCTTCTTCTCTGTGCTGGGAGTG GTGTTCGGGAAAGGAAACAACGTGTTCTGGATCGTGTTCTCGGTGATCCACATCCTGGCCACCATGCTGCTCAGCACGCAGCTCTACTACATGGGCCGGTGGCGGCTTG ACTCCGGGATCCTTCGCAGGATCGTGAACGTCATCTACACGGATTGCATCCGGCAGTGCAGTGGACCTATGTACATT GACCGGATGGTTCTGCTGGTTATGGGGAACATAGTCAACTGGTCTCT AGCCGCCTACGGCCTCATAGAGCGACCCAATGACTTCGCCTCCTACCTGTTGGCCATCGCCATCTGCAACCTGCTGCTCTACTTTGCCTTTTACATCATTAtgaag ctgcGGAGCGGCGAGAGGATCCAGTGTCTACCGTTGGTGATTATtctgttcacagctgtggtGTGGGGCCTCGCACTGTATTTCTTCTTCCAGGGTCTCAGCACCTGGCAG AAAACCCCGGCGGAGTCTCGTGAGCACAACAGGGACTGTATCCTGCTCCAGTTCTTTGACGACCACGACATTTggcacttcctctcctccatcgccATGTTCGGGTCCTTCCTG GTCCTCCTGACCATGGACGACGACCTCGACACCGTCCAGAGGGACAAGATCTTCGCCTTCTAG
- the sidt2 gene encoding SID1 transmembrane family member 2 isoform X1, with protein sequence MVLRSCWKSRHKTSRGAAVRPVLPAALLWFCVTRLACAGGALAETNIVVQKEAEFDVTYNDTATSENQTIYAFNHTVSRNKSEGVRVSVDVLSRGLESPILFVVRQKQAVLSFQIPLILRGLYQRKYPYNHVGRTLCQPPTLVASETQYFFVDVSTLSSQGTNYQLRVSRVESFTLHTDKKFSFTASPSQPQYFKYVFPDGVDTVIVKVNSDMTFPCSVMSIQDIQCPVYDLDNNVAFIGMYQTMTKKGAITVQRKDFPSNSFYVVVVVKTEDEACGGPLRFYPLRPDVLIDAGNRSKDIDVIVTPAIKLEVYVMGMLFCLGIFLSFYLLTFLMACLENKRLCRMKRRECLIPADVSPAETASLLGKNGDGKIPASPYEYGSLADNGSTLSSEAVTDSATSTDIYGYAGQEVFKRRPILNRVHQFSICIERSLDSVGRSRLESLSSVEEDDYDTLDDIDSDKNIVRTKKFLYVADLSRKDKRILSKKYQIYFWNIATIAVFYALPVVQLVITYQTVVNVTGNQDICYYNFLCAHPMGALSAFNNILSNLGYVLLGLLFLLIVLKRDVIHQRALLRNDLNALECGIPKHFGLYYAMGTALMMEGLLSACYHVCPNYTNFQFDTSFMYMIAGLCMLKLYQKRHPDINASAYTAYACLAGVIFFSVLGVVFGKGNNVFWIVFSVIHILATMLLSTQLYYMGRWRLDSGILRRIVNVIYTDCIRQCSGPMYIDRMVLLVMGNIVNWSLAAYGLIERPNDFASYLLAIAICNLLLYFAFYIIMKLRSGERIQCLPLVIILFTAVVWGLALYFFFQGLSTWQKTPAESREHNRDCILLQFFDDHDIWHFLSSIAMFGSFLVLLTMDDDLDTVQRDKIFAF encoded by the exons ATGGTGttgaggagctgctggaagtCGCGACACAAAACAAGCCGCGGAGCTGCCGTCCGACCGGTGCTGCCGGCGGCCCTGCTCTGGTTCTGCGTGACCCGGCTCGCGTGCGCCGGCGGCGCGCTGGCCGAGACCAACATCGTGGTCCAGAAAGAGGCCGAATTCGACGTCACGTACAACGACACGGCGACGAGTGAGAACCAGACCATCTACGCGTTCAACCACACCGTGTCCAGGAACAAG TCGGAGGGCGTGCGCGTGTCCGTGGACGTTTTGTCACGGGGCTTGGAGAGTCCCATCCTGTTCGTGGTGCGGCAGAAGCAAGCGGTGCTGTCTTTTCAAATCCCCCTCATTCTAAGAGGCCT CTACCAGAGGAAGTACCCTTACAACCACGTGGGCCGGACCCTGTGCCAGCCTCCCACCCTGGTCGCCTCAGAGACCCAGTACTTCTTTGTGGACGTGTCGACCCTCTCCAGCCAGGGAACAAACTACCAGCTGAGGGTCAGCCGCGTGGAGAGCTTCACCCTGCA TACGGACAAGAAGTTCAGCTTCACCGCGTCACCGTCTCAACCGCAG TACTTCAAGTATGTCTTTCCGGATGGGGTGGACACTGTGATCGTCAAGGTCAACTCTGACATGACCTTTCCCTGCTCCGTCATGTCCATCCAGGACATCCAG TGCCCCGTCTATGACCTCGACAACAACGTGGCCTTCATCGGAATGTACCAGACGATGACCAAAAAAGGCGCCATCACCGTGCAG AGAAAAGACTTTCCCAGCAACAGCTTCTACGTCGTGGTGGTGGTGAAAACGGAGGACGAGGCGTGCGGCGGCCCGCTGCGCTTCTACCCTCTCCGTCCCGATGTGCTCATCGACGCTGGCAACCGCAGCAAGGACATCGACGTGATCGTCACGCCCGCCATCAAAT TGGAGGTGTATGTGATGGGCATGCTGTTCTGTCTGGggatcttcctctccttctatcTGCTCACCTTCCTCATGGCCTGCCTGGAGAACAAGCG TTTgtgcaggatgaagaggagagagtgTCTGATTCCTGCCGACGTGTCGCCTGCAGAGACAG CCTCTCTGCTCGGGAAGAACGGAGATG ggaAAATTCCAGCCTCACCTTATGAATACGGCTCGCTCG CCGACAACGGCAGCACGCTCAGCTCGGAGGCCGTCACGGACAGCGCCACGTCTACCGACATCTACGGATACGCTG GACAGGAGGTTTTCAAACGTCGGCCAATCCTCAATCGCGTTCATCAATTTTCCATCTGCATCG AGCGATCGTTGGACAGTGTTGGACGCAGCCGGCTGGAGTCTCTGAGCTCTGTGGAGGAGGACGACTACGACACGCTGGACGACATCGACTCGGACAAGAACATCGTCCGCACCAAA AAGTTCCTATACGTGGCCGACCTGTCCCGCAAAGACAAGAGGATCCTCAGCAAGAAATACCAAATCTACTTCTG GAACATCGCTACCATTGCTGTGTTCTACGCGCTGCCGGTCGTCCAGCTGGTCATCACCTACCAGACG GTGGTCAACGTCACAGGAAACCAGGACATCTGCTACTACAACTTCCTGTGCGCTCACCCGATGGGGGCCCTGAG CGCCTTCAACAACATCCTCAGTAACCTGGGCTACGTGCTGCTggggctcctcttcctccttatcGTCCTCAAAAGAGACGTCATCCACCAGCGAGCTCTGCTCCGCAACGACCTCAACGCGCTG GAGTGTGGCATCCCAAAGCACTTTGGTCTGTACTACGCCATGGGAACGGCTCTGATGATGGAGGGCCTGCTGAGCGCCTGCTACCACGTCTGTCCCAACTACACCAACTTCCAGTTCG ACACCTCCTTCATGTACATGATTGCCGGACTGTGCATGTTGAAGTTGTACCAGAAGAGACACCCGGACATCAACGCGAGTGCTTACACTGCGTACGCCTGCCTGGCCGGGGTCATCTTCTTCTCTGTGCTGGGAGTG GTGTTCGGGAAAGGAAACAACGTGTTCTGGATCGTGTTCTCGGTGATCCACATCCTGGCCACCATGCTGCTCAGCACGCAGCTCTACTACATGGGCCGGTGGCGGCTTG ACTCCGGGATCCTTCGCAGGATCGTGAACGTCATCTACACGGATTGCATCCGGCAGTGCAGTGGACCTATGTACATT GACCGGATGGTTCTGCTGGTTATGGGGAACATAGTCAACTGGTCTCT AGCCGCCTACGGCCTCATAGAGCGACCCAATGACTTCGCCTCCTACCTGTTGGCCATCGCCATCTGCAACCTGCTGCTCTACTTTGCCTTTTACATCATTAtgaag ctgcGGAGCGGCGAGAGGATCCAGTGTCTACCGTTGGTGATTATtctgttcacagctgtggtGTGGGGCCTCGCACTGTATTTCTTCTTCCAGGGTCTCAGCACCTGGCAG AAAACCCCGGCGGAGTCTCGTGAGCACAACAGGGACTGTATCCTGCTCCAGTTCTTTGACGACCACGACATTTggcacttcctctcctccatcgccATGTTCGGGTCCTTCCTG GTCCTCCTGACCATGGACGACGACCTCGACACCGTCCAGAGGGACAAGATCTTCGCCTTCTAG